The Triticum aestivum cultivar Chinese Spring chromosome 4B, IWGSC CS RefSeq v2.1, whole genome shotgun sequence sequence TCAATACAGAGCAACCATTAGAAGGTAGTACAAAGTAAACACAACATACAGACCTAACATATGACTCATGTTGGTGGAACTGCAGATAAGGATTCTTACAAACACATTATAGTACATCATATAACTGGACTGAAATTTGGAAGGGCCTTAAGCAGAATATTGTGTTTGTATATAAATAGCTCCACAAAGACAGTAGTAGTTCAGGAGAATAGTCCTAATTGTACGTGAAAAATGTTTAGCTTCAGCAAGTCACGCCTTAAGCAGAATATTATGTCTGTATATGAATAGCTCCATAAAAACAGTAGTTGAGGAGAATAACCCTAATACGTAAAAAATGTTTAGCTTCAGCAAGTCACGTACAGAACCAAGAACAGAATCTGAGAAGGATGTCCTTTCCATACCATGCCTTCGAAATAAAGTAAGAAGGACCTTCTGGAATACTTCCAGCAAGTGCAGCTTCTGCAAGATTCTTTAACGATGCTTTCCGATCACGATAGACATCAGCAGAAACTGCAGTTTTTGCTACATCCTTGAGACACTCCTTGCAAACATCATCCTTGCTGAGTGTTGGTCCTCCTCCGTACTAGTATGTAACAATATAAATGATAGCCATCAGTAGTATTTTAGTAGTATAAGAAGTTCAGAACTAGGTACAAAATACAGTGTACTTGCAAATAACTAAAGTAAAACATTACCACTAAGCAAACCGAGTGAGAGAAACAATTCGAGAAATAAAACCCAACAAATGGAGAAGATTCTTACCTTGGAAAGTAGCTTCTCCCAAGCTTTAGCCGATAATCGCTTCATGGATGTGACTTTAGATGCTGGAACTTTTCCATGTTCACACTGAATTGGACTGTTGTCAATGGAACTGCGAAACCAACATAAAGTTGTTATGTGGATCCTGCCAGGAATATCCTAAGGCTATTTGTTCAGAAGAGTATCTACACCTATTAAAGATTTagttggtgacgatggtgtgtTTACTATCTGACTGACCATCCAATCTGCATCTAACACATGCGGAGTAACTACGACATTTTGTAAAAAGACCCCACGACTCTGCTCCACATTTGCAGAAAACCACTTTGTCTCAATATCAGCCCCATCCCTCCCCCGCCTCacccaaaaaaaataaagaggaataAATTTGTATGGAACACACCATACTTTTAGTGATATATATACCAAAAATAAGGTAATTTTTTCAAGTTTGTGAATATGTATTGGTTTATTTTGTATCCGTTGCAACGCACCGGCACTTTGCTAGTATGCATAACAAGGAGTGTAGCCATACAAAATTTCAAGAATTGCTACGTATAGCACCTATAACTGAGATAGCACATATATTTCACAAAAAACTAATAATCGGTGTGCTAAAAGGGTTCAGACGTCAAAAACTGATAGTAGGTTATCATtgcattctcatgtgaagttaaaTTCCTTATGGGCTGCTCCTCATTATAATGAATAGTGGTGTATGCATGTGATGGTATGGCCGATCTTGTCCCGGCCAATCAAAATATACCCTATTATGTCCCTATATATTCGAACGGACGGAAAATCCAAAAGGCTAAGATAGATCTCAAATCAAGAAAATCTGATCTAGTCTAGAGCTTAGCAATGAAAAATATTAGCAACTACCAACCAGCTCCTTTCATGTAGATACTGCAAGCATAGGTTAAACCTAGAGGTACAGACAGATGATGCCCTCACAGAACTTCGAACTGCCATGATGGTTGTTGTGTTTGGAAAATAAATCAATGTAGTGAATGTACTCAGATATTTGATGGCTTGTGATATAAATGAGCATTATATGTATTTAACACCCAGCTTTTATTTATCATTCCATAGATTTGATAGCTAACTGTACAACAATCCAGATAGCTAACAGTACAAGAATACTAGAGAAAAAAGTACAACAATACAAAGTAGTCACAAGAGCAATAAGTTATGAGTTTCTACGCAACTGACAAACAACATTTGCAAGAATAGTGTTGTCACGACACCAAGTAATAATAAAGCATTTAAATGTAGATGAAAAAGAAGTGGAAATAAATAAACAAGTGCTCTAGAGAACTCACGAGGGAGGGGTAGCATTATCCGCCCATTGGCGAAGCCAGTCTAGTGAAATCCAAAAATATGAATCGTCGTCTGGAGTAGCAGGTGCTTCTGTAATAACAGATTTTATTTCTTGGCGCCTTTCTTGTATGGAAGCCAAAAGGTTATCTTTTTTACTTAGGTACTCGCCACATTCCTTTACACATGATGCATTCAATGCATCAATCTCATCCATCAGATGACGTGGAAGTGAACTATTACTGGCTTCCACAATATTATTGCTTTTAATACCATTTTCATCCTTGCTCGAACGTTTGTACATTAGCATGTAAGCATCAGTGGAAGAGAACATCTCTCCCATATTAGAAGTCGGTGCAGCATCATGATGGCTACTGTTATTACCATTTGCCACAGAGCCTTCGGTAGAAGTACCTTCAGATTTCTGATCCGCTTTATCAGATGACTTGCCTGGTTTTTCACCAAAAGGGTGAAAACCAAGGCTGGATACACACTCATCATCAAACTCCCACCAGTGACCATTGCTTTCATCCTTTATATGTGCCACATAGTGACCACTATTAGCAGCACTACCCTTATGAATCAAAATAGCAGCCAGGTCATAAATGTAATTAGATGAAGGATCCGACAACCGCTTCCCCATATCTAGCTGTCCCGGAAAACTGAATGATGAAGAAATCTTTTTCTTCGTTGTTGTCTGCGGAGGAAATAAATTAGTAAATTTCTTCCACACAAATCAAGAAATCACATACAAGACAGAAGCAGGAGCAACAGATAGCACAAAACTATGAACAAGCTTGAATCAGAGTAATCACCTTTGGTAGGAATACATATCGCTTCAGCTGAAAATTAACAACAGGAGGAAGCGAGCGAAGTTTTATACAACGGGTGGCGTCTACCCTTTTCTGACATGACTCGCAGGAATATTGGTTCTCCCCATTCAGTGCCTCCACGCTCAAATAGTCATCCAGACTTTCCTCTAAATTACTTAAACCTTTAATATTCAGCTCCAGTTCATAGAAGTCTTCCATTTTTGAAGATGCTTCAGAATCCCTTCCACATGATGAACACCTTAAGCGTATGATAACCAACATCAGTCCTCCAAAAAATTAATGAGTACAAATGAACTAACATATCATATTGTCATTCATTTTGGTATGTGCAAGCTGTGTGAATTAGAAATTGTGAATGCACTCAGTGGTCAATCCAATTAAAAAATCAAAGATATGTACCTGAGCACATAGCTTGACCTAAGTACAAGATCCAGCAAAACAGGACTCTcaagttcaaaaaaaaaaatcatacCCAGCTAACTATTTTGTTGCTGTTTGACAAGATAACCAGCTTGTTATTATAATCACAAACTAAGATATTTTTATAGTAATTCTGTAGCGGCAGAACATCGCAAGACAATAAAACACAGTGTATGCGAGCAAACAGGAGCATACAAGGCAAACACGATATGGTAATATTGGGAAGATAAACCTTCTAACTTAAAGTTCAGATCCATTCAGTTCCCAAAATAAATCTTGAGAAAAGCACTAATTTAGGCATTTACCTACCGAGTCACATGCGACACACTTCCACGAAATAAATCTTGCACAATAGTTTTCGCAACAGCAACCTTGGAGTAACTTAACGAACGCTCGAGCAGAGACAAAAACAAGGTGAGAAATTCGTGACTGTCCTGCTGGACACCGTTGTCTAGTTCCAAGGTCTTGATGAAAGGTGCTGAATCAATGAAAGCCATTTTGCTGGAGTGTAGCTGCGCAAATAATCGAGCCAGCTGATCGAGAACAGGTTGCTTCTTCAAGATGTCTGGCTCTAGCGAGAAAATGCCTGAACGGAAGGAAGTGTTCATATAGAGGCACTGAAGTATGCTGTTAGCATAACATGTCGCGCCCAGATTAGTCAATCCAGCAGGCGTCTCGGTGGAAGCACGGAGGTCCTTGGATGGGTCAGGGCCGAGGCCACTGACATGCTCGCCATTTTTCTGCCAGAGGCCAGTCTTCCTCGCCCCACCGGTGGTGGGGATCAACCCGCAGAAACAATTGGGTGAGTCCTTGGTGTTCCCATGGCAGCCCTGGCAAACCGGCTTCCACACACTATAAAGTTGCCTAATATCATCTTGAGTGATGGCGCCCGTAGAATGTATCCTCCTGCATAACAGGCAAGCACCCCAAGCAAAAAACATGTCAGCAACAGAAACACATTGAAATCTCACCCTTCACCCTAGCAATGGGGAAAGGCAATGTACACATACTTGAGAGCAGCATAAGACGGGCTCGCAGACTCATCGGCGTGTGGCCTCTTGTTCTTATTGCGGGTGTTGTGCCTGTTCATTGTACCATCCACTGAGCGCCAAGCGAAACCTCCAGTTGCTCTCCCTGCTGCGGAAACAACAGAAGCCAGAGCATTAGCGCGTCGGCGTCGGGGGCGGAAGGAACGAGGAGCATTGGGGTCAGTTCGAACCCTAAATTTCGTGGGAAACAGGCTGCTATCACTACTCCACCAAACAGCAAACGAATCCGCAAGAAAAAAGGGAAAATCGATGGATTTAACAGATAAAGGGCGTTTGGATTGGAATGCTTACCGCGAAGGGAGGAACAGATCAGGCTCTCCAGGCAATCCGAAGCAGGCTAGGGTTCGTCACGAGCAGGAAAAATCAAATCCAAGCCCTGATGGATCTCTGCTCCACGCCGGTCCGGTCCagtagagcggcggcggcggcggcggagggggatGGGGAGAGACGAATCCCTTGGAGGTGGCGGTCGGCGGTGGAAGGGCAGAGGGGCGGAGAGGGTTTCCTTCGATGACCCCCGCCGCGAGCTGGAAGGGGATGAAAAGAAGCTGATCTGCTTTTTGGTTTCAGAAGAGCCGAGTGACGTGCCGCATGTTTTTATTGGGTCGGGCTGCACCCATGGGCTTGGGCGCTTGGCATCAGAGTCATGGGCTGGGAGCACGGGGATAGCACAGGACGGACGGTAAACCGTGGAGATGGAATGTTTTCTTTTGCTGGAATGGAAATGGAATAATTTGCCTCTTCAACTTCAAGGCTTCTGCAGATCCATGGCGACATTCCCATACAGCGCACGGCGTCGAGATGTGTAggtgatttgctgaacgaggaaatGACAGAGCACATTATGGCAAACTACACGGCAGCGGATGCTTGTCATGAGTCACGCGGGATTTTACACCATTTCTTGTGATTTTGTGGTTAATATGGCGAGCTCGGTAAGGATTATCCCTGGCAAGTTCTGAAGCCTTCTAGTACATTTATTTTTATCAAGCGGTTAATTGCATATTTATAAATTATTTACGTTGCAAAATCAAAGACAGTATGATTTATCCGGTAGTTCACTATATATGTATACTCAACCAAAGGAATCAAAGGAAAGATTAGTTGCTTGGTccacgaagaagaagaggagctcCCACCCGAGGTGGGTGAAGATCAACCTAGATAGTAGCATTCTTATGTTTCCAAAAAAAGATTGTCAGTTAAGTCTATCCACTCTCCGCGTTAAAGATGAAGCGAAAATACTACTATAAGAACATCCCAAGTGAAGGCGGCCATATCTATGTGAGTTATGTCTCTAAGAAGGTATATATTGAATTTCAAACAATCAAAGCGGAAACAATTGTGTGGCGTCAATGAAAGGTCTTCAGTTAAAGCTATTGATGAACTTGTTTGTGATTCCACACGTCATAAATTGTCAAAAAAAAATATGACATTTTTTATAGAAAAACATAACAACTAAGAAAAAATCATAACGGTTCATAAAACCAAACTTAAGCATAGAAGCATACATAGATTCATATACGGAGAGAAGTACATACGTATCACCAAGATTCATACCTAACTGTTTAATAAAACGGAAAAATAGCAGTTCATCACCACAAGTCCAAAAGATGCACTCCTAATCCTTGTTGCTTGTTCTGGATGCAGGTCAAGAATAGAGAATTCTCATCCACCTACTCCTTGTTGCTGATTGTGGGTGCAGATTGGCCCTTATCCTTGCCCAATAAATGATCTCATCAAAAGTGCGGCTTATTCCATTGGGAACACCTCATGAAACTCTTGCATGTTCCAGGCTTCCAAGATCATGTTAGACAACTGGTGGTGGTACTCCAACAAGTATCCAGTGGCGTCGGGGCCCTCTCAGCTCGCCTCTAATCCCTATTCGCCTAAGCTCTCTACGACCGCACCCTAGCAGCCCTCATGTCCACAACCTCCTCATCTTCGTCTGTCACCTCTCATAGGTTAGGATCCATCTTCCTAGAGTGCTTGCTCACTAGGGTTCTAGGCTGTTGGTTGGAGGCTGAGGGGGAAGTCATAGGGTTGTGTTTGTGGTAAGGGTGAGAGGGGTGGATTTTATTGACACCAGGGCAGGCTAGGTCCTGCgtggttgaaagtgcaactaatccctgggtggttttggtaattcttaacaacttactcattttctgagagagaaccacctactcatgtgttgaggccaagatattccaatcctaccatatgaatcttgatctctagccttccccaagttgctttccactcaaatcatctttccaccatagccaaatcagtgagagagagttgagtgttggggagactatcatttgaagcacaagagcaaggagttcatcaacaacacaccatctattaccttttggagagtggtgtctcctagattggttatatgtcacttgggagcctccgtcgagattgtggagttgaaccaaggagtttgtaagggaaaggagatcgcctacttcgtgaagatctatcctagtgaggcaagtccttcgtgggcgatggccatgatgggatagacaaggttgcttcttcgtggacccttcgtgggtggagccctccgtggactcgcgcaactgttaccctctgtgggttgaagtcttcatcaacgtggatgtacgatagcaccacctatcagaaccacgccaaaaatctttgtgtcaacattgcatttgctccctccaaactcctcccatttactttcttgtaagttgcatgctttactttccgctgctcatatactctttgcatgcttgcttgaattgtattgtgattgcttgacttgtgctaagttgctaaaatctaccaagaactaaaattgggaaaaggttaagtttttatttggtcaagtagtctaatcaccccccccccctctagacatactttcgatcctacaagtggtattagagctttggtctccatttgccttgatttccatagctttggtgatcatagcattggtttcacaacctaggagagtatggcgtctagcgagggaaattaccaccgtagaggtccttactttggtggtactaattttgcttgttggaaacataagatgaaaatgcatattcttggacataaccccgttgtttgggctattgtgtgtattggcttgcaaggtgaattctttgatgggagagaaccaaaccgtgaagctaccgcggaagaattgaagatgttgcaatacaatgctcaagcttgcgatatcctcttcaatggattgtgccccgaagaattcaacaaaattagttgtcttgagaatgcaaaggaaatttgggacactttgattgatatgcatgaaggtaccgactccgttaaggaatccaagttggatgtgcttcaaagccaacttgacaagttcaaaatgaaggatggtgaaggtgtcaccgaaatgtactctaggcttgctctcatcacaaatgagattgccggcttaggaagtgaagaaatGACCGACAAATTCTTGATCAAGAAGATcttgagagccttggatggaaaacatgatactgtgtgcacattgatccaaatgatgccaaattacaaagatctcaagccaaccgaagtcattggaagaattgttgctcatgagatgtcactcaaggacaaagaagagcttcacaacaagtctagtggtacttatcaagcctcatgtgatgctcctacatcatcaaatgagaaacaagccttcaatgaagaactgagcttaatggtgaagaacttcaacaaattctacaagagtagaagcaaggaaagaagttccaagtcaaggtcctacaatgataaaagatcttctagtcgtgagcgaaactgctacaattgtggaagacccggacactactccaatgagtgtacggctccctataaaagaagagaagactcacctaaaagaagaagcaaaagggaagaatcacctccaagagagagaaggagtagagatgatcgttatgaacgaagaacctctcgaagaagcaaggattcagaaaggaaggacaagtcatcaaggagatacacaaaacaaagacatcaagctcatgctggtgaatgggtatccggctccgacttcaACCACCACCCCGAGAGAAGTTATTacttcgactccgaatatactcaagatgaaggtgttgccggtctagcacttgtatcaaccaactcctacgacatatttgattcaccaaatgaaggaattgggagatgcttcatggctaaaggccccaaggtaacacaccccgagtatgttgatttcaatagtgatgaagatgacttgctaggtgatgatgatttacttgttgacaactctagtgatgaatactatgatgaaacgtcaattaattaTGCTAATCAATAAacaatgacaatgataaggagaagattgagcgtctaactaaagaactaaacactcttaagttagctcatgaaactactttagaagatcatcgagaacttctaaaaactcatgagaagttacgctttgaaaagctcaatcttgagcaagagcatgagttcttaaaggccatcaatgatgatcttcgaaagaaaagttcttcttacattgccaagcatttactcttgtctacttacatgccataagtaaaatctagcaacaagaacaagaaagattcttcttctagtagtaataataaccatgctaaatccaatattgttgcttctagtagttctcttgattccactaatgattctcttggccaagttacacttgagcaagaaaatagcttatggaagggaattatagagaaaggtgtttacaaaagtcttgccggaagtaagcaatttgaggaaattgtacgcaaggaaggaaggcaccggaaaaatcaaggtgttggttttgaacgaaagttcaatgccaatggagttgagtgggaagaagatcaataccccaagacggagtttgttcctcaacaagagaagtatgaccctacttccttcaaggggacacaagcacaagatgatcttccaccacaagaccacaagctaaaaggcaaggacaagcttcaagaagaaattgatgcatttgaagatgctccaaaggccttggtcaagtgagttcccaagactacatcaagttctacttcatcaagtacatctacaactccaaggattcccatcaagatgatgtggatcccgaagaagaagaactagagagttcttgagggtgactatgccaacatacttcactcatatttattttggcaaggacaagtgcaaacaacttccacatcttgcactagttcaaggagtcacaaaccctcttgttggtaagataagggacaaggtaatctaatgctttcatggacatcatcatgtgtgtgcttcactctatgtctatgcatatccttgtttgttccttgtgggactaacccatgtaggtattgaaagtgcaactcactccaatggattgcttcaaatgatctacatcaacaatgagcatccataTCTtcgatatctacatgaagtcatcatcgacaaaacccaaggttagttcatccctcttaggggggatatcacatctagggggagcattACTCTAAGAATTGGGCTAAAGCAActataatggtgtgaacacaacaatgctttatgtaaaagtggtaaccccacttgtgcttaaatgatgagtatgacctatgatcaaatgttctcatttgactcctaattcaatatactcatatatagatgacctagtcatcgccaattccttgatagatgctagagtgattgtgcatgttttgccacatacttcatttgccattttattgtgtgagcatgttggttgcatatttttctcattccaagacatccatttgttgctttgattgtttggagtTTCTTattttttgccaaatggatggacaagaacgcctaagaactccctctagctatctatgattttctcttctcaaattctattcatgctacatcacaaagtttgatctaagTCAAATTCAAACCCTCTGTGTGAGGACCACTCGGAGTCCcgttttgtcatagacttaaaacttccaaaacctcactgtgtatttcggtctgaccgactcctccatttcggtcacaccgagctCATTGGGTTGATcaagtttcaatctcggtgcaactgattagaacctttcggtctcaccgagttgtagtaaccgcttgcgattctgcatctcggtgccacagagttgttccactcggtcacaccaacagtgTCAGGATATAAATATTGACGGGTCAGATTTTGGAAATCACTTCAAAACCCTatcgcccgcgcgtgtcctgctctgcctctcgGGTCTCCGAATCGTcacctcgtcgccagcgacctcccgccactggtctccgccgtCGTTGACGGATTTCTTCGCTGCCGTAGCAaactcatcgccgaactagggtatgagttcgaccccttgtgcaCTCTTTTTACTTCCGATTCTACGCACAAGGTCAATGCCATGTTCTGTTCCACATATGAGATCGATCCATCCATAGAGAATCTCCATTAGACTAgatttgaattgaaaatttagggttaggtttccgccggactcatcttggaccgaccgagttgtaggaaTCAGTTCCACCGATTTGTCTTAGGCCAAAGCACAAGTGATTTTCAgtctgaccgaaagttgcaaatcggtgtgaccgataccaggactttgtgaaaccctagcaaactcggaGTCACCAAATTGtgcctcggtctgaccgattccacatGTTTAggctccaaagttgcttcggtgtcaccgagttttacaaatcggtagctccgaaatgcttcttgtagaaaactaaaactaagttttagactcattgtttttgcaaaaactctgcatgTGATGCTCATCTATATCCATTCACAGGGTCTACTGTCAGTTTGATTTGCCagaatgtctgaccagagtgatagccagaacaaatcagaagagcaagtgcacatgagtgagggcactagtccctctagcagctctgatgatggcagcaggagcactccaagcaacttgcccaaggcagcaacaaggacaaggaagaagagaacctcagattcagaggatgaggactatgtggctgctgaggaTGAAGTAAGCtctaagaagaaagtgctgaaTAAGGAATATGGGACTGCTGCTGCAACAAAACCTGGaatgcacaagaaggcacctgccaggagagttcccatgtcaaaggccagaacTTCCACTCAGGAAACTATGGTCTTCTCACTTGAGCTCAGAGAAGgtgaagaagggaagaagagggtCAGAAAGACTACAACTAGAGTGATTGGAAATCCATCTATGAGGAAGGATTCCGAgagtgaagaggaagaggaagaagaggttgctgctcaAGCACCTCCTgtaaggcacaaaagctgatgggggatgccatcaagtctggggcagctccttctaagcccaagatagcccccaaagctccagctcaagctCCTAAAAGAAGCACCAGAAACATACATGCTACAgataagaacaaggccccagtgcctgaagctgctgaagaagctga is a genomic window containing:
- the LOC123093154 gene encoding ubiquitin carboxyl-terminal hydrolase 26 isoform X2, whose amino-acid sequence is MNRHNTRNKNKRPHADESASPSYAALKRIHSTGAITQDDIRQLYSVWKPVCQGCHGNTKDSPNCFCGLIPTTGGARKTGLWQKNGEHVSGLGPDPSKDLRASTETPAGLTNLGATCYANSILQCLYMNTSFRSGIFSLEPDILKKQPVLDQLARLFAQLHSSKMAFIDSAPFIKTLELDNGVQQDSHEFLTLFLSLLERSLSYSKVAVAKTIVQDLFRGSVSHVTRCSSCGRDSEASSKMEDFYELELNIKGLSNLEESLDDYLSVEALNGENQYSCESCQKRVDATRCIKLRSLPPVVNFQLKRYVFLPKTTTKKKISSSFSFPGQLDMGKRLSDPSSNYIYDLAAILIHKGSAANSGHYVAHIKDESNGHWWEFDDECVSSLGFHPFGEKPGKSSDKADQKSEGTSTEGSVANGNNSSHHDAAPTSNMGEMFSSTDAYMLMYKRSSKDENGIKSNNIVEASNSSLPRHLMDEIDALNASCVKECGEYLSKKDNLLASIQERRQEIKSVITEAPATPDDDSYFWISLDWLRQWADNATPPSSIDNSPIQCEHGKVPASKVTSMKRLSAKAWEKLLSKYGGGPTLSKDDVCKECLKDVAKTAVSADVYRDRKASLKNLAEAALAGSIPEGPSYFISKAWLSHWLRRKNVDITFDADKGPTSALRCSHGNLLPEHASGAKRVSVPESLWLFLYETIAREADDIVTFPSDTQPCEICDDKLSAVASVEDNLRAVKLKQRQSHEKLISGKGFALNPGQKYYLVPSSWLSEWRAYITATGKNVSSLPEPQSLEAAINSLKCEKHSRLLQRPLDIVYKRGGITQKTSNTDGLAIISESDWQSFSEEWNVAHADGACAEIVFSKSSEDKPHESSQAMVILDKDPDQSINGANDDLEDCRPYVRTDPEVCEECIGERESCALVEKLNYQNEDIHVYLVRGKEAPKSIREASAALPVPDRRTSKRSRRTTTGNSISLKVSGSTTVYQLKLMIWESLGIVKENQKLHKGPLEIEDDFATLADKCIFPGDVLWVKDSELFEDRDIAEPKADALPAEEGFRGTLLTSSVSAQLCQDIVLSE
- the LOC123093154 gene encoding ubiquitin carboxyl-terminal hydrolase 26 isoform X1; protein product: MNRHNTRNKNKRPHADESASPSYAALKRIHSTGAITQDDIRQLYSVWKPVCQGCHGNTKDSPNCFCGLIPTTGGARKTGLWQKNGEHVSGLGPDPSKDLRASTETPAGLTNLGATCYANSILQCLYMNTSFRSGIFSLEPDILKKQPVLDQLARLFAQLHSSKMAFIDSAPFIKTLELDNGVQQDSHEFLTLFLSLLERSLSYSKVAVAKTIVQDLFRGSVSHVTRCSSCGRDSEASSKMEDFYELELNIKGLSNLEESLDDYLSVEALNGENQYSCESCQKRVDATRCIKLRSLPPVVNFQLKRYVFLPKTTTKKKISSSFSFPGQLDMGKRLSDPSSNYIYDLAAILIHKGSAANSGHYVAHIKDESNGHWWEFDDECVSSLGFHPFGEKPGKSSDKADQKSEGTSTEGSVANGNNSSHHDAAPTSNMGEMFSSTDAYMLMYKRSSKDENGIKSNNIVEASNSSLPRHLMDEIDALNASCVKECGEYLSKKDNLLASIQERRQEIKSVITEAPATPDDDSYFWISLDWLRQWADNATPPSSIDNSPIQCEHGKVPASKVTSMKRLSAKAWEKLLSKYGGGPTLSKDDVCKECLKDVAKTAVSADVYRDRKASLKNLAEAALAGSIPEGPSYFISKAWLSHWLRRKNVDITFDADKGPTSALRCSHGNLLPEHASGAKRVSVPESLWLFLYETIAREADDIVTFPSDTQPCEICDDKLSAVASVEDNLRAVKLKQRQSHEKLISGKGFALNPGQKYYLVPSSWLSEWRAYITATGKNVSSLPEPQSLEAAINSLKCEKHSRLLQRPLDIVYKRGGITQKTSNTDGLAIISESDWQSFSEEWNVAHADGACAEIVFSKSSEDKPHESSQAMVILDKDPDQSINGANDDLEDCRPYVRTDPEVCEECIGERESCALVEKLNYQNEDIHVYLVRGKEAPKSIREASAALPVPDRRTSKRSRRTTTGNSISLKVSGSTTVYQLKLMIWESLGIVKENQKLHKGPLEIEDDFATLADKCIFPGDVLWVKDSELFEDRDIADEISEPKADALPAEEGFRGTLLTSSVSAQLCQDIVLSE